A stretch of the Nitratireductor thuwali genome encodes the following:
- a CDS encoding YggT family protein: protein MTALIQTIIMALDIYWWLIIGSAIFSWLYAFNVVNPNNQFVGTIGNFLYKVTEPALRPIRNVMPDLGGIDISPIILLLLLFFVRQFIITTVAPAIL from the coding sequence ATGACCGCGCTCATCCAGACCATCATCATGGCGCTCGACATTTACTGGTGGCTGATCATCGGATCCGCAATCTTTTCATGGCTCTACGCCTTCAATGTGGTCAACCCGAACAACCAGTTCGTGGGCACGATCGGCAATTTCCTGTACAAGGTCACCGAGCCTGCGCTGCGGCCGATCCGCAATGTCATGCCCGATCTCGGCGGCATAGACATCTCGCCGATCATCCTGCTTCTCCTGCTCTTCTTCGTGCGGCAGTTCATCATCACCACGGTGGCGCCGGCCATTCTCTAG
- a CDS encoding DUF1036 domain-containing protein, with the protein MRFGSLNISWRKAVIAAAAASGFYAAGSTPALADFRVCNATQNLVGVAIGYRARAGWISEGWWHIDASSCKTLIEGPLESRYYYLYAEDAARGGRWEGDIDMCVADKEFKIAGVTDCFARGFQRAGFQEYDTGEQENWMVQLTDGPTPDPTAGDGPATVTGTPDP; encoded by the coding sequence ATGCGGTTTGGGAGCTTGAACATAAGCTGGCGCAAGGCCGTCATCGCGGCCGCCGCCGCGTCGGGGTTTTATGCGGCGGGCTCGACGCCCGCCCTGGCCGATTTCCGCGTATGCAATGCTACGCAGAATCTTGTCGGCGTCGCCATCGGCTACCGCGCCCGCGCCGGCTGGATCAGCGAAGGCTGGTGGCACATCGACGCTTCGAGCTGCAAGACGCTCATCGAGGGCCCGCTTGAATCGCGCTACTACTACCTGTACGCCGAGGATGCCGCGCGCGGCGGCCGCTGGGAAGGCGACATCGACATGTGCGTGGCCGACAAGGAATTCAAGATTGCCGGCGTGACCGACTGCTTTGCGCGCGGCTTTCAGCGCGCGGGCTTCCAAGAATATGACACAGGCGAACAGGAGAACTGGATGGTGCAGCTGACCGACGGTCCGACGCCGGACCCCACTGCCGGCGATGGTCCGGCCACCGTCACGGGAACACCCGATCCATGA
- a CDS encoding TPM domain-containing protein, which produces MNILPEAEHGRIAAAIAEAERQTAGEIYCVLARRSDDYFYPSAFFVALPILIVSLPLALLAHHWWIDLRPAVLVGGQLAALASSLAILLAAPRLRLLLVPPRLRYRRAHENALRQFLARNIHATRQRTGVLIFISLAEHYAEVVADAGIAAHVPQERWNEAVDRLTEAARNGRLPDGIIAAIGLVGAELATHFPPGGTKPNELDDHVVEL; this is translated from the coding sequence ATGAACATATTGCCCGAAGCCGAACACGGCCGCATCGCGGCGGCGATCGCCGAGGCCGAGCGGCAAACCGCCGGCGAAATCTACTGCGTCCTGGCGCGGCGCAGCGACGACTATTTCTACCCTTCCGCCTTCTTCGTCGCCCTACCGATCCTGATCGTCAGCCTGCCATTGGCGCTTCTGGCCCACCACTGGTGGATCGATCTGCGGCCGGCGGTGCTGGTCGGCGGCCAGCTTGCCGCGCTCGCAAGCTCCCTTGCAATCCTGCTGGCGGCGCCCCGGCTGCGGCTCCTGCTCGTGCCGCCTCGTCTGCGATACCGGCGGGCCCACGAAAATGCCCTGCGGCAATTTCTGGCGCGCAACATCCACGCGACGCGGCAGCGCACCGGCGTGCTCATCTTCATATCCCTGGCCGAACACTACGCTGAAGTGGTGGCCGATGCGGGCATCGCCGCTCACGTCCCGCAGGAGCGGTGGAACGAAGCCGTGGACCGGCTGACCGAGGCGGCGCGAAACGGCCGTCTGCCGGACGGCATTATCGCCGCCATCGGGCTCGTCGGGGCGGAGCTTGCCACCCACTTCCCGCCCGGCGGGACAAAGCCCAACGAACTCGATGATCATGTAGTCGAGCTGTAG
- a CDS encoding multidrug effflux MFS transporter — protein sequence MSERRVSLIGAMLVAVGPVSMALYTPAMPEIVSAFGTTEAAVKMTLSLYFAGFAIAQLICGPLSDGLGRKPVTFAFMGIYAVASLIAVMAPSIEWLIAARFLQGVGAAVGVAVSRALVRDLFTQDQSARIMNLMGIILAMGPALAPTLGGLTMELFGWHAIFLVMLAAGAGIVLVVHFAMRETVVRDLSRISPAGLVHSYGLLLASPYFLMSSLVVAGTVGALYTQATVLPFILMGRVGLSPAEFGVGMLMQSGFFFMGSLSVRSLLSRTKAPRLVPFGLGFIAVGSVLIAWFLNAAPPTFLSVMGPVACYAFGIAFVMPAMMTASLAPFPRIAGSASSLMGFMQMGSGLLGGSIAALLGDPVFAMGTIIPAMGAIAIAAWLLWRRLPEPALATAVRHVPENPA from the coding sequence ATGAGCGAACGCCGCGTGAGCCTGATCGGCGCCATGCTGGTCGCCGTCGGCCCCGTCTCAATGGCGCTCTACACGCCGGCGATGCCCGAGATCGTCAGCGCCTTCGGCACCACCGAAGCGGCGGTGAAGATGACGCTGTCGCTCTATTTCGCCGGCTTCGCCATCGCCCAGCTCATCTGCGGCCCGCTCTCGGACGGCCTCGGCCGCAAGCCCGTCACCTTCGCCTTCATGGGCATCTATGCGGTGGCGAGCCTCATCGCCGTCATGGCGCCGAGCATCGAATGGCTGATCGCCGCGCGCTTTCTGCAGGGCGTCGGCGCGGCGGTGGGCGTTGCCGTCTCGCGCGCGCTCGTGCGCGACCTGTTCACCCAGGACCAGTCAGCGCGGATCATGAACCTGATGGGTATCATCCTCGCCATGGGCCCCGCCCTTGCGCCCACCCTCGGCGGGCTCACCATGGAGCTGTTCGGCTGGCACGCCATCTTCCTGGTCATGCTGGCGGCGGGCGCCGGCATCGTCCTCGTGGTCCATTTCGCGATGCGCGAAACCGTCGTACGCGATCTTTCCCGCATCTCCCCCGCCGGCCTTGTCCATTCCTACGGCCTGCTCCTTGCAAGCCCCTATTTCCTGATGTCCAGCCTCGTCGTGGCCGGCACGGTCGGCGCCCTCTATACCCAGGCGACGGTGCTGCCGTTCATCCTCATGGGCCGGGTCGGCCTCTCGCCGGCCGAGTTCGGCGTCGGCATGCTGATGCAGTCGGGCTTCTTCTTCATGGGATCGCTGTCGGTGCGCTCCCTGCTCAGCCGCACCAAGGCGCCCCGGCTGGTGCCTTTCGGCCTCGGCTTCATCGCCGTGGGCAGCGTCCTCATCGCCTGGTTCCTGAACGCCGCGCCGCCGACATTCCTGAGCGTCATGGGCCCGGTCGCCTGCTATGCGTTCGGCATCGCCTTCGTCATGCCCGCCATGATGACGGCCTCGCTCGCCCCCTTCCCCCGCATCGCAGGGTCGGCTTCGTCGCTGATGGGCTTCATGCAGATGGGCAGCGGGCTGCTGGGCGGCTCCATCGCCGCGCTCCTCGGCGACCCGGTCTTCGCGATGGGCACGATCATTCCAGCCATGGGCGCCATCGCCATCGCGGCATGGCTGCTATGGCGGCGCCTGCCGGAGCCGGCGCTCGCCACCGCCGTGCGTCATGTGCCGGAGAACCCGGCCTGA
- a CDS encoding LemA family protein: protein MIQSLRLPAPSMRGAIILLALLPLLSACGFNTIPTREEQAKAAWSEVLNQYQRRADLIPNLVETVKGYASHEREVLQAVVEARARATSVQISPDMLDNPEAFRAFQESQSQLTSALSRLLAVVENYPDLKASHNFLALQAQLEGTENRIAVARRDYIEAVRLYNTSLRTLPTMLWAKFWFTDAEPLPSFTVSEESMSLPKVDFGNGG, encoded by the coding sequence ATGATCCAGTCATTGCGCCTGCCCGCGCCTTCCATGCGCGGCGCCATCATCCTGCTCGCCCTCTTGCCGCTCCTTTCGGCATGCGGGTTCAACACCATTCCGACCCGGGAGGAGCAGGCAAAGGCCGCCTGGAGCGAGGTTTTGAACCAGTACCAGCGCCGCGCCGACCTCATCCCCAACCTGGTGGAAACGGTGAAGGGCTATGCCTCCCACGAGCGCGAGGTGCTCCAGGCGGTGGTTGAAGCCCGTGCCAGGGCCACGAGCGTGCAGATTTCTCCGGACATGCTGGACAACCCCGAAGCTTTCAGAGCCTTCCAGGAAAGCCAGTCGCAGCTGACCAGTGCCCTTTCGCGCCTGCTGGCGGTGGTCGAAAACTACCCCGACCTCAAGGCCAGCCACAACTTCCTGGCGCTACAAGCCCAGCTCGAGGGCACGGAGAACCGTATCGCCGTTGCCCGTCGCGACTACATCGAGGCCGTGCGCCTCTACAACACGTCGCTGAGAACGCTGCCCACGATGCTTTGGGCGAAGTTCTGGTTCACCGACGCCGAGCCCTTGCCGAGCTTCACAGTCTCCGAGGAAAGCATGAGCCTGCCGAAGGTCGACTTCGGCAATGGGGGCTAG
- a CDS encoding M3 family metallopeptidase: protein MNHDVFPPERSPLADWNGRIGLPEFARIEDDAFEQGFEAGFAAHNAEIDAIAGNPETPSVENTLMALELAGKTLERVSAIFWCKAGAHTNETIQRLEREISPRMARHYSAIAMNEALFERVDRLYRERDALNLDPETARVLEKCWKAFVRGGARLDGAGKKRLAEINEALAGLGAKFGQNVLADESKWALFLGEDDLAGLPQALRSAMAEAAESRGEAGRFAVTLSRSIAEPFLTYSRRRDLRETVLKAFVSRGANGGETDNAEIVRETLRLRAEKARLLGYETFAAYKLDDTMAKTPERVMALLEPVWNKAREKAAADAKELQRLATAAGDNHAIAPWDWRFYAERLRSERFAFDEGALEPYLALDNVIAAAFDVAGRLFGLTFEEIEGVPAWHEDVRVFLVRNADGTERGVFLADYFNRPSKRSGAWMSRLQTAHKLGGGQRPIIYNVMNFAKPPKGRPALLSPDDARTLFHEFGHALHGLLSEATWPSVSGTAVSRDFVELPSQLYEHWFTVPEVLSKHARHVETGEPMPMELVNKMRAARNFNAGFATTEFTASALVDMAFHAAAEAPEDPLALEAAELERLGAPAAIPMRHRTPHFLHAFSGDGYSAGYYSYMWSEVLDADAFRAFEEAGDPFDAETAAKLLKHVYAAGDTADPEALYKAFRGRMPSPEAMMEKKGLA from the coding sequence ATGAACCACGACGTATTTCCACCCGAACGATCGCCCCTGGCCGATTGGAATGGGCGCATTGGGCTACCGGAGTTCGCGCGCATCGAGGATGATGCCTTCGAACAAGGCTTCGAAGCCGGGTTCGCGGCTCACAACGCCGAGATCGACGCCATCGCGGGCAATCCCGAGACACCTTCCGTCGAGAATACGCTGATGGCGCTGGAACTTGCCGGCAAGACGCTGGAACGGGTCTCGGCGATCTTCTGGTGCAAGGCGGGGGCGCACACCAACGAGACGATCCAGCGGCTGGAGCGGGAAATCTCGCCGCGCATGGCCCGCCACTATTCGGCGATCGCCATGAACGAGGCTCTTTTCGAGCGGGTCGACAGGCTCTACCGGGAACGGGATGCGCTGAACCTCGATCCGGAGACGGCGCGGGTGCTGGAGAAATGCTGGAAGGCGTTCGTGCGCGGCGGCGCACGGCTGGATGGGGCGGGCAAGAAGCGGCTTGCCGAGATCAACGAGGCGCTTGCCGGGTTGGGCGCGAAGTTCGGGCAGAACGTGCTGGCCGACGAGAGCAAATGGGCACTGTTCCTCGGCGAAGACGATCTGGCGGGACTGCCGCAGGCCCTGCGCAGCGCCATGGCCGAGGCGGCGGAAAGCCGGGGCGAGGCGGGGCGTTTTGCCGTCACGCTTTCGCGTTCCATCGCCGAGCCGTTTCTTACCTATTCGCGGCGCCGCGACCTGCGTGAAACCGTGCTCAAGGCGTTCGTTTCGCGCGGCGCCAATGGCGGAGAGACCGACAATGCGGAGATCGTGCGCGAGACGCTGCGGCTGCGCGCGGAAAAGGCCCGCCTGCTCGGCTACGAGACCTTTGCCGCCTATAAGCTCGACGACACCATGGCCAAGACGCCCGAACGGGTGATGGCGCTTTTGGAGCCGGTGTGGAACAAGGCGCGGGAAAAGGCGGCGGCAGACGCGAAGGAACTGCAGCGGCTGGCCACTGCGGCCGGCGACAACCACGCCATCGCACCGTGGGACTGGCGCTTTTACGCCGAAAGATTGCGCTCCGAGCGTTTCGCCTTCGATGAGGGCGCGCTGGAGCCCTATCTGGCGCTGGATAATGTGATCGCGGCGGCCTTCGATGTGGCGGGCCGGCTGTTCGGCCTCACCTTCGAGGAGATCGAGGGCGTGCCGGCCTGGCACGAGGATGTGCGCGTCTTCCTGGTGAGGAACGCCGACGGCACCGAGCGCGGCGTGTTTCTCGCCGATTATTTCAACCGCCCCTCCAAGCGTTCGGGCGCGTGGATGAGCCGGCTGCAGACGGCGCACAAGCTTGGCGGCGGCCAAAGGCCGATCATCTACAATGTCATGAATTTCGCCAAGCCGCCCAAGGGCAGGCCGGCGCTGCTGTCACCGGACGACGCGCGCACCCTGTTTCACGAGTTCGGCCATGCGCTGCACGGACTTTTGAGCGAGGCGACATGGCCTTCGGTCTCCGGCACGGCGGTCTCGCGCGACTTCGTCGAGCTTCCCTCGCAGCTCTACGAGCACTGGTTCACCGTGCCCGAGGTGCTGTCGAAACATGCCCGCCATGTGGAGACGGGCGAGCCCATGCCGATGGAGCTCGTCAACAAGATGCGGGCCGCGCGCAATTTCAACGCCGGCTTTGCGACGACCGAGTTCACCGCCTCGGCGCTGGTCGACATGGCCTTCCATGCGGCGGCCGAGGCGCCGGAAGACCCGCTTGCCTTGGAGGCGGCGGAGCTGGAACGGCTGGGCGCCCCCGCCGCCATTCCCATGCGCCACCGCACGCCGCATTTCCTGCACGCGTTTTCCGGCGATGGCTATTCGGCGGGCTATTATTCCTACATGTGGTCGGAAGTGCTCGATGCAGACGCCTTCCGCGCCTTCGAGGAAGCGGGCGATCCCTTCGATGCGGAAACCGCCGCCAAGCTGCTGAAGCATGTTTATGCGGCGGGCGACACGGCAGACCCGGAAGCGCTCTACAAGGCGTTCCGCGGGAGGATGCCGAGCCCCGAGGCGATGATGGAGAAGAAGGGGCTGGCTTGA
- the pdxY gene encoding pyridoxal kinase PdxY, with protein MMDGKAVIVISSHVARGAVGNRTIVFALESCGHPVWAVPTIALPWHPGHGPATRIVPPAEEFSAFMGDLERAPWLGQVGAVTSGYLGEASQADAVVSLVAAVKKANPRAFYVCDPVMGDAEGQYVAESTAAAVRDRLMPIADLATPNRFELSWMTGRKLDSIAAIRAAASDAKPPAMLVTSAPGEAAGSIGNLLMSAGSALLAEHPAVDNPPKGTGDLVAALYVSRLLKGDGAEDALRYATSGVFQAVERACARGADELTLAADIDCMIRPATQVTLRRLQAGIAAAG; from the coding sequence ATGATGGACGGCAAGGCGGTCATCGTCATATCGAGCCATGTCGCGCGGGGCGCGGTAGGCAACCGCACCATCGTCTTCGCGCTGGAAAGCTGCGGCCATCCGGTTTGGGCGGTGCCGACAATCGCGCTTCCCTGGCATCCAGGCCATGGGCCGGCCACGCGCATCGTGCCGCCGGCGGAAGAATTTTCCGCCTTCATGGGCGATCTGGAGCGGGCGCCCTGGCTGGGACAGGTCGGCGCGGTCACTTCCGGCTATCTGGGGGAGGCTTCGCAGGCCGACGCCGTTGTCTCGCTCGTCGCGGCGGTCAAGAAGGCCAACCCGCGGGCGTTCTATGTCTGCGACCCGGTGATGGGCGACGCCGAGGGGCAGTATGTCGCGGAGAGCACGGCCGCTGCCGTCCGCGACCGGCTGATGCCGATCGCGGACCTGGCCACGCCCAACCGCTTCGAGCTTTCCTGGATGACCGGGCGAAAACTCGATTCGATCGCCGCCATCCGCGCCGCGGCATCGGACGCCAAGCCGCCGGCGATGCTGGTGACGTCGGCACCCGGGGAGGCGGCGGGCAGCATCGGCAACCTGCTCATGTCTGCCGGCAGCGCACTGCTTGCCGAACATCCCGCTGTCGACAACCCGCCCAAGGGGACGGGCGATCTTGTGGCGGCGCTATACGTGTCGCGGCTGCTCAAGGGCGATGGAGCCGAGGACGCGTTGCGATACGCCACGTCCGGCGTTTTCCAGGCGGTCGAGAGGGCATGCGCGCGCGGCGCCGACGAACTGACGCTGGCCGCCGATATCGACTGTATGATCCGGCCGGCAACTCAGGTCACCTTGCGCCGTCTGCAAGCGGGAATCGCGGCCGCAGGCTGA
- the ppa gene encoding inorganic diphosphatase gives MRIEAISIGDNPPEDVNVIIEVPVGGQPIKYEMDKEAGTLIVDRFLYTPMTYPGNYGFVPHTLSDDGDPIDVLVCNTRQLIPGCVINVRPIGVLVMEDNSGQDEKIIAVPSPHLTRRYEKVENYTDLPEITLQQIQHFFEHYKDLEPGKWVKIGDWMGAADARRLITEAIERAKKPGAA, from the coding sequence ATGCGCATCGAAGCCATCTCCATTGGCGACAATCCCCCTGAAGACGTCAACGTCATCATCGAGGTCCCGGTCGGCGGCCAGCCGATCAAATACGAGATGGACAAGGAAGCCGGGACGCTGATCGTCGACCGCTTTCTTTACACACCGATGACCTATCCGGGCAATTACGGCTTCGTGCCGCACACCCTTTCCGACGACGGGGACCCGATCGATGTCCTGGTCTGCAACACCCGTCAGCTCATCCCCGGCTGCGTCATCAATGTGCGCCCGATCGGCGTGCTGGTCATGGAAGATAATTCCGGTCAGGACGAGAAGATCATCGCCGTACCCTCGCCGCACCTGACGCGCCGCTACGAGAAGGTCGAGAACTACACGGACCTGCCGGAGATCACGCTGCAGCAGATCCAGCACTTCTTCGAGCACTACAAGGATCTGGAGCCCGGCAAGTGGGTGAAGATCGGCGACTGGATGGGTGCCGCCGACGCCCGCCGCCTGATCACCGAGGCCATCGAGCGGGCCAAAAAACCGGGCGCCGCCTGA
- a CDS encoding GNAT family N-acetyltransferase — translation MKTLAIDIRKAEPHDADAIASVHDRAWRGAYAGIIPHKALNRMVGRRGTSWWADAIKRKATVLVVEIGGEVAGYATLGRNRARELKQQGEIYELYLSPEYQGIGLGTRLFSAAREMLRSHGFDGLVVWALEENEGALAFYEGAGGRDVAEGVEVFDSKALRKIAFAWA, via the coding sequence ATGAAGACACTGGCGATCGACATAAGAAAAGCTGAGCCTCATGACGCCGACGCGATTGCATCGGTGCACGACCGGGCCTGGCGTGGCGCCTATGCCGGCATCATCCCCCACAAGGCGCTCAACAGGATGGTCGGCCGGCGCGGCACGAGCTGGTGGGCCGACGCCATCAAGCGCAAGGCGACGGTGCTTGTCGTGGAAATCGGCGGGGAAGTCGCCGGCTACGCGACTCTGGGCCGCAACAGGGCGCGCGAGCTCAAGCAGCAGGGCGAGATTTACGAGCTCTACCTCAGCCCCGAATATCAGGGCATCGGCCTCGGCACCCGGCTTTTCTCCGCCGCGCGCGAGATGCTCCGCAGCCACGGTTTCGACGGGCTGGTGGTCTGGGCGCTCGAGGAGAACGAGGGAGCGCTCGCCTTTTACGAAGGCGCCGGCGGCAGGGACGTTGCCGAAGGCGTGGAAGTCTTCGACAGCAAGGCCCTGCGCAAGATCGCCTTCGCCTGGGCCTGA
- a CDS encoding YgcG family protein gives MRHLLDRAGGALAGLALLLAAALCAYAAGLPALTGRVVDQAAIIDDATERQLVQTLADFEQRSSDQIVVATIHDLGGEAIEPYANRLFRSWGLGQAGEDNGVLLLVAVDDRKMRIEIGYGLEGTLTDLHAKLIIDNTMVPAFRAGNFSGGIEEAVNDIIMVLEGNAAELEARARRFAQDNEEPVWPIVLFLVVWSVIFFGGFAMALLPPFFGRKIGPNRYKWLGMDFRYSSGGGSRSGSGGGWSSGSSSGGFSGGGGSSGGGGASGSW, from the coding sequence ATGCGCCATCTCCTGGACCGGGCCGGCGGCGCCCTTGCCGGCCTCGCCCTGCTGCTCGCTGCAGCGCTGTGCGCCTATGCGGCCGGGCTGCCGGCGCTGACCGGCCGCGTCGTCGATCAGGCCGCCATCATCGACGACGCGACCGAACGGCAGCTGGTGCAGACGCTGGCCGATTTCGAGCAGCGATCGTCGGACCAGATCGTCGTCGCAACGATCCATGACCTCGGCGGGGAAGCCATCGAGCCTTATGCCAACCGGCTCTTCCGTAGCTGGGGTCTCGGCCAGGCCGGCGAGGACAACGGCGTTCTCCTGCTCGTGGCGGTCGATGACCGAAAGATGCGCATCGAGATCGGGTATGGGCTGGAAGGCACGCTGACCGACCTGCATGCCAAGCTGATCATAGACAACACGATGGTTCCCGCCTTCCGCGCCGGAAATTTCTCCGGCGGCATCGAAGAGGCCGTCAACGACATCATCATGGTGCTCGAAGGCAACGCCGCCGAGTTGGAGGCGCGCGCGCGGCGCTTTGCCCAGGATAATGAGGAACCTGTATGGCCGATCGTGCTGTTTCTGGTGGTGTGGAGCGTGATCTTCTTTGGCGGTTTTGCGATGGCCCTCCTGCCCCCGTTTTTCGGCCGGAAGATCGGCCCCAACCGTTACAAGTGGCTGGGCATGGACTTCAGATACAGTTCGGGCGGGGGGTCGCGCAGCGGCTCGGGCGGCGGCTGGTCGAGCGGCAGTAGCAGCGGCGGCTTTTCCGGCGGCGGCGGTTCGTCCGGCGGCGGCGGCGCATCGGGGAGCTGGTGA
- a CDS encoding DUF2312 domain-containing protein, translating into MADDITNETAQTVAAGQLRSFIERIERLEEEKQTISEDIKEIYAEMKGTGFDTKAVRTIVRLRKKDQAERQEEEAMIDLYKAALGMA; encoded by the coding sequence ATGGCCGATGACATCACCAATGAAACCGCCCAAACCGTTGCCGCCGGACAGTTGCGGTCGTTCATCGAGCGCATCGAACGATTGGAAGAGGAAAAGCAGACGATTTCCGAGGATATCAAGGAAATCTACGCCGAAATGAAGGGCACCGGCTTCGATACCAAAGCGGTCCGCACCATCGTGCGCCTGCGCAAGAAGGATCAGGCGGAGCGACAGGAAGAAGAGGCGATGATCGACCTCTACAAGGCCGCGCTGGGGATGGCCTGA
- a CDS encoding DUF1244 domain-containing protein, producing MTPLSEEQKRDLEAAAFRRLVSHLRERTDVQNIDLMNLAGFCRNCLSNWYREAAAEAGIALDKAQSREIVYGMPYDEWRDKYQREATPEQADAFRENRPKDH from the coding sequence ATGACCCCATTGAGCGAGGAACAAAAGCGCGATCTTGAGGCGGCCGCCTTTCGCCGGTTGGTCTCCCATCTGCGCGAGCGCACGGACGTGCAGAATATCGACCTGATGAATCTGGCGGGATTTTGCCGCAACTGCCTGTCCAACTGGTATCGCGAGGCGGCGGCGGAAGCCGGCATCGCCCTCGACAAGGCGCAGTCGCGCGAGATCGTCTACGGCATGCCCTATGATGAGTGGCGGGACAAATATCAGAGGGAGGCAACTCCCGAACAGGCCGACGCCTTCCGGGAAAATCGCCCCAAAGACCATTGA
- a CDS encoding carbonic anhydrase codes for MTHLPERLLAGYRSFMASRYSAESQRYRALARDGQKPETMVVACCDSRAAPETIFDAGPGELFVVRNVANLVPPYAPDGRHHGTSAALEFAVQSLKVKSIVIMGHGRCGGIGAALNPTAEPLSPGDFIGKWMGLVAPAAAALAGNSMTAAERQTALERISVRYQVENLRSFPCVKILEDKGRLSLHGAWFDIERGELWVMDPKTGDFERPLLD; via the coding sequence ATGACACATTTGCCCGAACGCCTCCTCGCCGGCTACCGCAGCTTCATGGCCTCGCGTTATTCGGCCGAAAGCCAGCGCTACCGGGCACTGGCGCGTGACGGGCAGAAGCCCGAGACCATGGTAGTCGCCTGCTGCGATTCACGGGCCGCGCCCGAAACGATATTCGACGCCGGGCCGGGCGAGCTTTTCGTGGTGCGCAACGTGGCCAATCTGGTGCCGCCCTATGCGCCCGACGGCCGGCACCACGGTACGTCGGCTGCGCTGGAGTTTGCGGTGCAAAGCCTGAAGGTGAAGAGCATCGTGATCATGGGCCACGGCCGCTGCGGCGGCATCGGAGCGGCGCTGAACCCTACCGCCGAGCCGCTCTCGCCCGGTGATTTCATCGGCAAATGGATGGGGCTGGTCGCCCCGGCGGCGGCGGCGCTTGCCGGCAACAGCATGACCGCGGCCGAACGCCAGACGGCGCTGGAGCGCATTTCCGTCCGCTATCAGGTGGAGAACCTGCGCAGCTTCCCATGCGTGAAGATATTGGAGGACAAGGGCCGGCTGTCGCTTCACGGCGCCTGGTTCGACATCGAACGCGGCGAATTGTGGGTGATGGACCCCAAGACCGGCGATTTCGAGCGGCCTTTGCTGGACTGA
- a CDS encoding MarR family winged helix-turn-helix transcriptional regulator produces MAGTFDPEAFGFLIFDLYRLIRSDMDQRIAAAGIGITPGEARTLVHAARAGEVRQNVLAERMGLEAMTLSAYLERLERQGLVERLADETDRRAKLIRLTDKSTAVLEAIVSLGKEVRLKARGSMSDEEWEALQQTLKRIRSNFGPPAPEEAAAPAGKLDPIFGNRDA; encoded by the coding sequence ATGGCCGGCACCTTCGATCCCGAAGCCTTCGGCTTTCTCATTTTCGATCTCTATCGGCTCATCAGGAGCGATATGGACCAGCGGATCGCCGCCGCCGGCATCGGCATCACGCCCGGCGAGGCGCGGACGCTGGTCCATGCCGCGCGCGCCGGCGAAGTCCGCCAGAACGTCCTTGCCGAGCGCATGGGCCTCGAAGCCATGACGCTCAGCGCCTATCTCGAGCGGCTGGAGCGGCAAGGTCTCGTCGAGCGGCTTGCCGACGAGACCGACCGCAGGGCGAAGCTGATACGTCTCACGGACAAATCGACGGCCGTTCTGGAAGCGATCGTATCGCTCGGCAAGGAAGTGCGCCTGAAGGCGCGCGGCTCCATGAGCGACGAGGAATGGGAAGCCCTGCAGCAAACCCTCAAACGCATCCGCAGCAATTTTGGTCCCCCTGCTCCGGAGGAAGCTGCGGCACCGGCCGGAAAACTGGACCCCATCTTCGGAAATCGCGACGCATAG